CGCCGATTTTTTGTGCGACTAGTGACTGCGCTTCCGCTCATGCTCGTGGTGATGGGGCCATTCATTACAGGGCAAGCATGGGCATATGCACGCCTATGCACATTGTCagaagcgccgccatgGTGTGCCGCGAGGATCCCTATACCGTACAGCTGGATTCAATCGCACTACTGGAACGTCGGTTTTCTGCGCTACtggacgctgcagcagctgccAAACTTTTTGCTTGCAGTCCCAATGCTTGTACTGGGTGCTGCTGGGTGTATGCTCTACGTCCGCACTGTCAAGCTCAgaccgctgctgcgctctACATTTACCCCCTGGAAcccgcgcgctttttctgCAGATCCATTTGGCCGAATTGCCCCTGCATTTGTATACCACACGGCCATACTGCTGGCAGTCCTTTTGTTTGCGAGCCATGTGCAGATTATTCTGCGGCTTGCCACGCCCGGGGGCATGCCAATCTTGTGGTGGACCGGCGCCGCACTATGGACAGCACCGCGTGCGTCATGGCATACTTGGCTTGTACGCTATTTACTAATTTATAACCTGCTCGCAGGGATCCTGTATGCAGGTTTCTACCCACCCGCATAGCACTAGTATACAATCAGCTGCGCGTACTCATTTCGTACGCAGGACCGCCCAACCGCTCGATTTCTTCGTGGTCTGCAAACCCAACTcgcatctcgcgctcgatcgAGATGCGCTCTGCAAATACAACACACAGACTCCCATGCAGAAACATGATCGACCACCAGAAAAGGCTGACGGGGATTGCACCGGCATATATCCATGTCACCAGTAGGTTGATCAGGTGCATGGTGGTCACGAAGTCGAGAATATGCGTTGGTTTGCGCACAATATAGTACAATACTTGCACATCGAAAAATGCAGTGACAGTCCATGCAAGTAGAATTGCGTACCCACGCCGTGCATCATGCGTACGCTGCCATTCCCATCGCTCCAATTCAAGTTCCTGCAGCGATACACCGCTCGTTGCTTTTTGCCACTGCGTGGACGCAGAGCTTGTGCGTCCCGCGTGCAAGCTAGGACTACGATCTTGCCATTCGTACTCATTTGGGGCAAGCACAGTGATGTGTG
This is a stretch of genomic DNA from Malassezia vespertilionis chromosome 1, complete sequence. It encodes these proteins:
- a CDS encoding uncharacterized protein (TransMembrane:3 (o20-42i179-200o220-249i); COG:S; EggNog:ENOG503P4V7), whose protein sequence is MLPSLRISSTLHGWDPLRIVAQIVALQCIHYILLAAFVPPLLSILTERAALRFVGGPAQVGMLIDWHELSSLPTWDWKVHQNTTVLGGVPHTPEESAAAQNWTAGSLWIAPSNASAGQTHITVLAPNEYEWQDRSPSLHAGRTSSASTQWQKATSGVSLQELELERWEWQRTHDARRGYAILLAWTVTAFFDVQVLYYIVRKPTHILDFVTTMHLINLLVTWIYAGAIPVSLFWWSIMFLHGSLCVVFAERISIEREMRVGFADHEEIERLGGPAYEMSTRS